The following are encoded together in the Lathyrus oleraceus cultivar Zhongwan6 chromosome 3, CAAS_Psat_ZW6_1.0, whole genome shotgun sequence genome:
- the LOC127131418 gene encoding uncharacterized protein LOC127131418, which produces MELGRRNTKKYTFKCPDLIELKKLGSMIVSPEDFRAQYGRLMGILKTKVEDGVFNTLFGLPVSNKLPFSGSEKTPTLATIIESLHLEASVVKDNFTKKGGSLCLTSRFLLEKAFIFAKANSRDAFEAIFALLIYGIVLFPNVDDFVDVNVVRIFLIGNPVPILLGDTYHFIHHRTKKGGGTILCYAPLLYKWFISHLPRSRLFRENLQKLRWSQRFMSIDQGSIHWYDPSYDIGVIIDSCGFFYLNDEESSGLKDRIIHVWRNIHRKGKDRLGRKNCVAFEPYTQWVFARASELNMPYALEKPSFPYVITSSSTIPIENREEFQEILDRLKLERDTWEGKYDVLNDKKMKMEQQLKEKNDLIEILEQ; this is translated from the exons ATGGAACTTGGAAGGAGGAATACCAAGAAATACACTTTCAAATGTCCTGACTTAATAGAGTTGAAGAAGCTAGGTTCTATGATAGTTAGTCCAGAGGATTTCAGAGCTCAGTATGGAAGACTTATGGGTATCTtaaagaccaaggttgaagatggAGTTTTCAACACACTG TTTGGTTTGCCAGTCTCTAACAAATTACCATTCAGTGGTTCAGAGAAGACCCCTACATTAGCAACTATTATAGAATCACTTCACCTAGAAGCGTCTGTTGTGAAGGACAACTTCACTAAAAAGGGAGGGAGTCTATGTCTAACCTCTAGATTCCTGTTGGAGAAAGCCTTTATCTTTGCAAAAGCAAATAGTAGAGATGCCTTTGAAGCCATTTTTGCTCTACTCATTTATGGAATTGTACTCTTCCCAAACGTTGATGACTTTGTGGATGTTAATGTTGTACGAATCTTCTTAATTGGTAACCCAGTACCCATATTACTTGGAGATACCTACCATTTTATCCATCACAGGACTAAGAAAGGTGGTGGAACCATTCTTTGTTATGCACCTCTcctatataagtggtttatttctcacttgcccAGATCCAGGCTCTTCAGGGAGAATCTGCAGAAGCTCAGATGGTCTCAGAGGTTCATGTCCATTGATCAAGGGAGTATACATTGGTATGACCCCTCCTATGATATTGGAGTaattattgacagttgtg GTTTCTTTTACCTCAACGACGAAGAGAGTTCCGGTTTGAAGGATAGAATCATACATGTTTGGCGTAACATTCACAGAAAAGGAAAAGACCGATTAGGAAGaaagaattgtgttgcttttgAGCCCTACACCCAATGGGTTTTTGCTAGAGCTAGTGAGCTTAATATGCCATATGCTCTTGAGAAGCCCTCATTTCCTTATGTTATAACATCATCATCCACCATTCCTATTGAGAATAGGGAAGAGTTTCAAGAAATTTTGGATAGGTTGAAATTGGAAAGAGACACTTGGGAAGGCAAGTACGATGTTTTGAATGATAAGAAAATGAAGATGGAGCAGCAGCTAAAGGAGAAGaatgatttgattgagattttggAACAATAA